The proteins below come from a single Sorghum bicolor cultivar BTx623 chromosome 4, Sorghum_bicolor_NCBIv3, whole genome shotgun sequence genomic window:
- the LOC110434837 gene encoding uncharacterized protein LOC110434837, with protein MAVTPRQSRTIKIARPNFISINRPRTPFLPICLAGSGGVDTICLLDVTTAADLILPAATAAARPSLHGRQVGKVVGSWARAPADPRCCAFCARPGRSDLQLTPGQNMDVQMAKG; from the exons ATGGCAGTAACTCCACGTCAATCAAGAACCATAAAAATCGCACGTCCAAATTTTATATCTATAAATAGACCCAGAACCCCTTTCTTGCCCATTTGTTTGGCCGGCAGCGGTGGTGTAGATACAATATGCCTCCTGGACGTGACCACGGCGGCTGATCTGATCCTCCCTGCTGCgacggccgcggcgcgaccatcCCTGCACGGACGGCAAGTCGGCAAG GTCGTCGGCAGCTGGGCTAGGGCGCCGGCGGATCCTCGGTGCTGTGCATTCTGCGCACGTCCTGGGCGAAGCGATTTGCAGTTGACTCCTGGCCAG AACATGGATGTTCAGATGGCGAAAGGATGA